The proteins below come from a single Mycosarcoma maydis chromosome 19, whole genome shotgun sequence genomic window:
- a CDS encoding mitochondrial 54S ribosomal protein bL21m (related to MRPL49 - mitochondrial ribosomal protein of the large subunit): MNTLRTSLSAVTSAVLKGKARQAATPVVSSIISRTIASSTSTSSAVSTATSSAGPSTSSIASSVSSAVDSSDRALSLLKSQPSHYAIASMTGRTYLISKGDMVTVPRLRDVQVGDVLVLDKVHEIGSRDYTLRAQDTLNTRRISTAVDLSSPHPLASTASTASTLYGVSPAVASQPRRLFTRLVSEDTAPIAAAAARGPLLPLADTWSSRLVPNGLAHIGASLPASTVKITAVVTENTKGALEKIVKKKRRKGYKKTIQHKQPYTRIRIQDIQIQPSN; the protein is encoded by the coding sequence ATGAACACGCTCAGGACTTCGCTTTCGGCGGTTACCAGCGCCGTGCTCAAGGGCAAAGCCAGGCAAGCCGCGACGCCTGTCGTCTCGTCTATCATCAGCCGAACTATTGCTTCTTCCACATCCACCTCCTCTGCGGTTTCCActgccacctcgtccgctggtccttccacctcgtccatcgCATCCTCCGTCTCTTCAGCcgtcgattcgagcgaCCGAGCTTTGTCACTACTCAAATCGCAACCTTCGCACTATGCAATTGCCTCGATGACCGGACGCACCTACCTTATCTCCAAAGGCGACATGGTCACTGTACCTCGCCTCAGAGATGTTCAGGTCGGCGACGTTctcgtgctcgacaaggtgcaTGAGATCGGATCGCGCGACTATACTTTACGAGCACAGGACACGCTCAATACACGTCGCATCTCCACTGCCGTAGACCTCTCCAGCCCGCACCCACTCGCATCAACCGCATCAACCGCATCCACTCTGTACGGGGTCTCCCCCGCAGTCGCATCCCAACCAAGACGCTTGTTCACACGTCTCGTCTCAGAAGATACTGCTCcgatcgcagctgcagctgctaGAGGCCCCCTTCTGCCCCTCGCTGACACATGGTCCTCCCGACTTGTGCCTAATGGACTCGCTCACATCGGTGCCAGCTTACCCGCTTCCACCGTCAAAATCACCGCCGTCGTAACCGAAAACACAAAGGGCGCACTGGAAAAGATTGTCAAGAAGAAACGAAGAAAAGGTTACAAAAAGACTATCCAGCACAAACAACCCTACACCCGCATTCGCATCCAAGACATTCAGATTCAGCCTTCCAACTGA
- a CDS encoding putative F1F0 ATP synthase subunit alpha: MLARSAGIATANLARSAAIPVARRSVANAVRTYATAKPAASEVSSILEQRISGASAGGDVQETGRVLTIGDGIARVYGLRNVMAEEMVEFSSGVRGMALNLEADNVGVSIFGSDRLIREGDTVKRTGQIVDVPVGPKLLGRVVDALGNPIDGKGPIEAAERRRASLKAPGILPRKSVNQPMQTGIKPIDAMVPIGRGQRELIIGDRQTGKTAVAIDTILNQKRWNDGQDESKKLYCVYVAVGQKRSTVAQLVKVLEENDAMKYTIIVAATASEAAPLQYLAPFSGCAIGEWFRDNGKHALIIYDDLSKQAVAYRQMSLLLRRPPGREAYPGDVFYLHSRLLERAAKMNDSYGGGSLTALPVIETQGGDVSAFIPTNVISITDGQVYLESELFFKGIRPAINVGLSVSRVGSAAQSKLYKSVSGSLKLSLAQYRELAAFAQFGSDLDAATRATLNRGVRLVELLKQPQFVPMATEVQIPIIYAGVNGLVDEIPADRIVEWENSFREKLSTEDALLSEIAKGVPSEELFSKMKTLVTEHVKGFLA; the protein is encoded by the exons ATGCTCGCTCGTTCCGCCGGCATTGCCACCGCCAACCTCGCCCGATCGGCCGCCATCCCTGTG GCCCGCCGATCGGTTGCCAACGCTGTCCGCACCTacgccaccgccaagccTGCCGCTTCCGAGGTCAGCTCCATCCTTGAACAGCGCATCTCGGGCGCTTCCGCTGGCGGTGATGTCCAGGAAACCGGCCGCGTCCTCACCATCGGTGACGGTATCGCCCGTGTCTACGGTCTCCGCAACGTCATGGCCGAGGAGATGGTTGAGTTCTCGTCCGGTGTCCGCGGCATGGCCCTTAACCTTGAGGCCGACAACGTCGGTGTCTCGATTTTCGGTTCGGACCGTCTCATCCGTGAAGGTGACACTGTCAAGCGTACCGGCCAGATTGTCGACGTTCCTGTCGGCcccaagctgctcggccGTGTTGTCGACGCTCTTGGTAACCCCATTGACGGCAAGGGCCCCATCGAGGCCGCCGAGCGTCGCCGTGCCTCGCTCAAGGCTCCTGGTATTCTGCCGCGTAAGTCGGTGAACCAGCCCATGCAGACTGGTATCAAGCCCATTGACGCCATGGTTCCCATCGGCCGTGGTCAGCGTGAGCTCATCATTGGTGACCGTCAGACTGGTAAGACCGCTGTGGCCATCGACACCATCCTCAACCAGAAGCGATGGAACGACGGCCAGGAtgagagcaagaagctctACTGTGTCTACGTCGCCGTTGGCCAGAAGCGTTCCACCGTAGcccagctcgtcaaggtgctcgagGAGAACGACGCCATGAAGTACACCATCATTGTCGCCGCTACCGCCTCGGAGGCCGCTCCGCTTCAGTACCTTGCTCCCTTCTCGGGATGCGCCATCGGCGAGTGGTTCCGTGACAACGGCAAGCACGCGCTGATCATCTACGATGACTTGTCCAAGCAGGCCGTCGCCTACCGTCAGATGtcgctgcttctgcgtcGTCCCCCCGGTCGTGAGGCCTACCCTGGTGACGTTTTCTACCTGCACTCtcgtctgctcgagcgtgcTGCCAAGATGAACGACAGCTACGGTGGTGGATCGCTCACTGCGCTGCCCGTGATTGAGACGCAGGGTGGTGATGTGTCTGCTTTCATTCCCACCAATGTGATTTCGATTACCGACGGCCAGGTGTACCTCGAGTCGGAGCTCTTCTTCAAGGGTATCCGACCTGCCATCAACGTCGGTCTCTCGGTCTCGCGTGTCGGTTCGGCCGCGCAGTCGAAGCTGTACAAGTCGGTCTCGGGTTCGCTCaagctctcgctcgcccaGTACCGTGAGCTGGCGGCTTTCGCGCAGTTCGGTTCCGATTTGGACGCTGCTACGCGCGCCACGTTGAACCGTGGTGTCCGtctggtcgagctgctcaagcagccTCAGTTTGTGCCCATGGCCACCGAGGTGCAGATCCCCATCATCTACGCCGGTGTCAACGGtctggtcgacgagatccCCGCTGACCGCATTGTCGAGTGGGAGAACTCGTTCCGTGAGAAGCTCTCGACCGAGGACGCTCTGCTTTCGGAGATTGCCAAGGGTGTCCCCAGCGAGGAGCTCTTCAGCAAGATGAAGACGCTCGTCACCGAGCACGTCAAGGGATTCCTTGCCTAA
- a CDS encoding dynamin-related GTPase DNM1 gives MDVDLIQVVNKLQETFTAIGGDSVDLPQIVVVGSQSAGKSSVLETIVGRDFLPRGSGIVTRRPLVLQLIHTPSTKEQPRQPKQSSRPYDLSDGLASDMQRGGSHASSADTRSPTYEEYGEFLHLDKRFTDFNEIRREIENETFRVAGQNKGVSKLPIHLKIYSPNVLNLTLVDLPGLTKIPVGDQPSDIERQIRNLVTDYVSKPNCIILAVSPANVDLANSDSLKLARTVDPQGRRTIGVLTKLDLMDQGTHALDILTGRVYPLKLGFIGVVNRSQQDINGNVSMLAARRAEEDFFRSHAAYKNIAHRCGTKYLAKTLNQVLMSHIRDKLPDMKARLNTLMGQTQQELAAFGDTTFLGDQHRGSLVLKLMTQFARDFVASIDGTTFDISTKELCGGARIYYIFQDVFGHALTSINPTHNLTVQDIRTAIRNSTGPRPSLFVPEAAFELLIKPQIKLLEPPSLRCVELVYEELMKICHNCTSSELQRFPRLHAQLIEVVSELLRERLGPTSEYVQSLIQIQAAYINTNHPSFVHDSANIAREQREAQARKQVALLPASSRRKSSFDDPADVSNDFSDDDGDSANSRSLTVNGVTSKTGGGRKERAASTNESRPHSASAPAHHTIGHASGNAFANGSSSASGGAKDTFLNYFFGGASGLPVGGVGPSAGLGGYHAAQPHVHQPRISEFSQTREHKPNAMSGRTGLEGNSAAYDMKSLDKHLEATPISSDEYALSDREELETTLIRSLIASYFNIVRLSIQDLVPKAIMHLLVNFSRESVQNRLVASLYKENLFEELLYEDEGLTSERKRVKQLLDAYREAFNTLSEVTFKPSGGST, from the coding sequence ATGGACGTCGACTTGATTCAGGTTGTCAACAAGCTCCAGGAGACCTTCACTGCCATTGGCGGTGACTCGGTCGACCTGCCTcagatcgtcgtcgtcggttCGCAATCAGCCGGAAAGTCGAGTGTCCTCGAAACCATTGTCGGTCGCGACTTTTTGCCTCGAGGAAGCGGCATTGTCACTCGGCGTCCTCTCGTTCTTCAGCTCATCCACACTCCCTCCACCAAGGAGCAGCCCAGACAGCCAAAGCAGTCCTCGCGTCCATATGATCTCTCGGATGGCCTTGCGTCTGACATGCAGCGTGGAGGCTCCCATGCTTCTTCTGCCGACACCAGGTCGCCCACCTATGAAGAGTACGGAGAGTTTCTTCACCTCGACAAACGCTTTACCGACTTTAACGAGATCCGGCGCGAGATTGAGAACGAGACCTTCCGCGTAGCTGGTCAGAACAAGGGTGTCTCCAAGTTGCCCATCCACCTCAAGATCTACAGCCCCAACGTCCTCAACCTAACCCTGGTCGACTTGCCCGGTCTCACAAAGATTCCAGTTGGCGACCAGCCTTCGGACATCGAACGCCAGATCCGCAACCTCGTCACCGACTACGTCTCCAAACCCAACTGCATCATCCTCGCTGTCAGCCCTGCCAACGTTGACCTCGCCAACTCGGACAGCCTCAAGCTCGCCCGCACCGTCGACCCTCAAGGCCGCCGCACCATCGGTGTCCTCACCAAACTCGACCTCATGGACCAGGGCACACACGCGCTCGACATTCTCACCGGCCGTGTTTACCCGCTCAAACTTGGCTTCATCGGTGTCGTCAATCGCTCGCAGCAGGACATCAACGGCAACGTGTCCATGCTCGCCGCAAGGAGAGCCGAAGAAGACTTTTTCCGCTCCCACGCCGCCTACAAAAACATTGCACACCGATGCGGTACCAAGTACCtcgccaagacgctcaaccagGTGCTCATGAGCCACATTCGTGACAAGCTTCCCGACATGAAGGCTCGTCTCAACACGCTCATGGGCCAGACACAGCAGGAGCTCGCCGCCTTTGGCGACACCACTTTCCTCGGAGACCAGCACCGtggctcgctcgtcctcaAGCTCATGACCCAGTTTGCTCGCGACTTTGTTGCCTCGATCGACGGAACTACCTTTGACATCTCGACCAAGGAGCTCTGCGGTGGTGCCAGAATCTACTACATCTTCCAGGACGTCTTTGGACACGCACTCACCAGCATCAACCCCACTCACAACCTCACCGTCCAGGATATCCGCACCGCCATCCGCAACTCGACCGGTCCGCGCCCTTCGCTGTTTGTCCCTGAAGCGGCGTTTGAACTGCTCATCAAGCCTCagatcaagctgctcgagcctCCAAGCTTGCGCTGTGTCGAACTGGTCTACGAGGAGCTCATGAAGATCTGCCACAACTGCACCAGCTCCGAGCTGCAACGCTTTCCTCGTCTGCACGCCCAACTCATCGAGGTGGTCtcggagctgctgcgcgaaCGTCTCGGCCCCACTTCCGAGTACGTGCAGAGCCTCATCCAGATCCAAGCTGCCTacatcaacaccaaccaCCCTTCGTTTGTACACGATTCGGCCAACATCGCtcgcgagcagcgagaggcGCAAGCGCGCAAGCAGGTCGCCTTGCTGCCCGCTTCCTCCCGGCGCAAGTCGTCGTTCGACGATCCCGCCGACGTCTCGAACGATTtctcggacgacgatggtgaCAGCGCCAACTCGCGAAGTCTCACCGTTAACGGCGTGACCTCCAAGACGGGCGGTGGCAGGAAGGAGCGtgccgcttccaccaacgAGTCGCGTCCACACTCGGCTTCGGCGCCAGCACACCACACCATCGGTCACGCATCAGGGAACGCTTTCGCCAACGGATCCAGCTCTGCTAGCGGCGGTGCCAAAGACACTTTCCTCAACTACTTTTTCGGAGGCGCATCCGGGTTGCCCGTTGGCGGTGTTGGGCCATCCGCTGGTCTGGGTGGCTATcacgctgctcagccaCACGTGCACCAGCCAAGGATCTCGGAATTCAGCCAGACACGTGAGCACAAGCCCAACGCTATGTCCGGGCGCACGGGCCTGGAAGGCAACTCGGCAGCTTACGACATGAagtcgctcgacaagcatCTCGAAGCCACGCCGATCTCGTCGGACGAGTATGCGCTTTCGGACCGCGAAGAACTCGAAACCACGCTGATCCGCTCCTTGATAGCGAGCTACTTTAACATTGTACGTCTTTCGATTCAGGATCTGGTGCCCAAGGCGATCATgcatctgctcgtcaacTTTAGCAGGGAATCAGTTCAGAATCGGCTGGTGGCAAGCTTGTACAAGGAGAATCTGTTCGAGGAGCTGCTGTACGAGGATGAAGggttgacgagcgagagaaagcgcgtcaagcagctgctcgatgcgtATAGGGAGGCGTTTAACACATTGAGCGAGGTGACGTTCAAGCCTAGCGGTGGTAGTACGTGA